The sequence below is a genomic window from Candidatus Hydrogenedentota bacterium.
ATGCCCTTTACGGCGGGGGTGCCCGTGGAATACACGCTTTTTGAGAAAGGACAGAGCAACTACGCGATTGTCGTGGGCGTGGACGCGTCGCCATCGGAACAATGGGCGGCACAGGAACTCCGGCATTGGTTGCGCGAGGTGAGCGGCGCGGAGTTGCCCATGCGCGACGACGCGGGGCCGCTTGCGGGACCTGCGATTGTCGTCGGTTTCAACCGCGTCTCAGCGCAACTGCCCGGCGCCGATATGACGCCGCCCGCCGATGGCGACGAGTCGTTCCTATATCGCAACGCGGGTGAAAACATCGTGATCGCCGGCGGAAAACAGCGCGGCACGATGTACGGCGTGATGACGTTCCTCGAGCGGGAACTGGGCGTGCGCTGGTATACGCCGCGCGTGACCGTCGCGCCGAAGAAGGACAGCTGCCGCTTCCGTATCCTGCGCCACCGCGAGAAGCCGGGCATTCGCGTGCGCAATGACTTCTACTTCGAAGCCTTCGATCCCATGTGGGCCGCGCATAATAAGGTCAACGGCGCCATGAGCTATCGCGAACAACCGGGCGGTGTCGAATGTTACTGGTCGGTACACACCTTTTTCCCGCTCATGCCCCCACAGGAGTTCTATGCGGAACACCCCGAATACTACAGCCTGGTCGACGGCCAGCGCGTGGCCGACCGGGCGCAACTGTGCCTTACGAATCCTGATGTGTTGCGCATCCTCACCGGACGCCTGCTCGACGTCATACGAAAGAATCCCCAGTATCTGATCTATTCCGTTTCGCAGAACGACTGGGCGAATCCGTGCCAGTGCGAAAGCTGCCAGGCAATTGCCCGGCGCGAGGAGAGCGAATCGGGGCCCGTGGTCTGGTTCGTAAACCAGGTGGCCGAGGCGGTGGAAAAGGAATTCCCAGACAAATTCGTGGGGACGCTTGCGTATCAATACACGCGCAAACCTCCAAAAACAATTGAACCAAGACAAAACGTTGTCATCCGCCTATGCAGCATTGAATGTTGTTTCGCCCACGATTTCAACTCCTGTCCGGAGAACGGCTCGTTCATCACTGACTTGCGCGGCTGGGCCGCCATTGCCCCGCACATGTACATCTGGGACTATGTCGTCAATTTCAGCCACTACACGATGCCGTATCCCAATTTCCGGGTGCTCCAGCCGAATATCCAAACCTTCCGCGACAACAACGCCATCGGGATCATGGAACAGGCGGCGTATCAGAGCCGGGGAGGCGAATGCGCGGAATTGCGCGCGTACCTGATTGCCAAGCTGCTCTGGGACCCCGAGTGCGACGTGAATGCCGTGATTGATGATTTCATGTACGGGTACTACGGGCGGTCCGGTCAGTATGTCCGGCAGTATTTCGATGCGTTGCACAACCGGCTGACGCCGAATACGCACATTCATCTTGGGCTGCGTCCGGACGACCCCCTCTTCAGCGATGAATTCGTGCGCGAATCGGAGGCGCTCTTCGACCGCGCTGAGACAGTGGCGGACACGGAGGAAATCCGGCAACGGGTGGAGATGGCGCGCCTGCCGGTCATGTATCTGAAGTGCAAACGCGCACCGGTACAGGCGCGGATTGACGGCACCTACGCGCGATTCTGCGAGATTGTGGCGCGCGAGGGGGTGACGCTCTATGCCGAGGCGGGCCAGGCCCACAAGGAGGCGTTTCACCAGGAGGTGGAGAACGCCCGGTGAGCGCGAACCGGCCCGAGGTTTGTATTCTGGCTGCGGACATCGCTATCTTGGAGATGCGGGATGTCGGGGTCTGAGAAAGTGGTTGGCATGGTGGTCGTCAAGCTGTTTTACGGGAGTTCCACGGGCAACACGCGCCACGTGGCGTACCTGATTAAGACGGTTCTGGGCAACCTCATCCAGGAAGTCCGGGATATCGCCGAATCCTCGCCGGAAGACCTGCGCAGTGCGGATTTGCTTATCCTTGGCGTCTCGACCTGGGAACAGGGCGGATTACAGCGTGACTGGGCGGACTTCCTCCCTCATTTCGAGGAAATTGACCTCCATGGGAAGAAGGTGGCGCTGTTCGGGCTGGGCGACGCGCATGCGTTCTCCGGGCTCTTCGTGCATGCGCTTCGGACGCTTCACGACAAAGTGAAAGAACGCGGGGCGGAGGTGATCGGAGCATGGCCGACGGACGGATATTCGTTCGAATACTCGGCCGCGGCGGACAAGGGGTACTTTGCCGGCCTCGTCATCGACGAGGACAATCAGAGCGACATGACCGTCAAGCGTGTTGCGGACTGGGCGGCGCTGATCAAGCCGCACATAACGGGAAAGCAACACAGGGACGACGAAACGTTCGGTTGACAGGAAGAGCAAGCCCCCGACGTTCCCATGGCTATTGACTTCGGGGGCGCAGTCGTTTCTTGGGTCAACGCTTACTCGATGTAAGCGTTCAGGATGTTTTCGAGCATTTCCTGACGGCCGGAGGCGGTCTTGGGCTCGCCGCGCTTGAGGGTATAGGCCTCGCAGGTTTCGAACGTTGCCCCGCCCTTCTCGATGTCCGCGCCGATGCCCTTGTTCCAGCCGGCGTACCGCTGCGCGATGAATTTCTCGAACGGCTTGTCCTTGAGCAGCTTCGCGGCGGCCTTCAGTCCGCGCGCGAAAGCGTCCATCGCCCCCACATGAGCGTGGAACAAGTCCGCCGGGTCCGTGGATTGACGGCGCAGCTTGGCATCGAAATTCAGGCCGCCCGTCGTGAACCCGCCGCCCTTGAGGATGTAGTACATGGCCAGCGCCGTGTCGTAGATGTTCGTCGGGAACTGGTCCGTGTCCCAACCGAGTAATTCATCGCCGCGATTCGCATCGACCGAGCCCAGGATGCCGTTCGCCACGCAGAACGCCAGTTCGTGGATAAACGAATGCCCCGCCAGTGTCGCGTGGTTCGCCTCGATGTTCAGCTTGAATGAATCCACCAGCCCATACCGCTGCAAAAACGCGAAACAACTGCCCGCATCGAAATCGTATTGGTGTTTCGTTGGTTCTTTCGGCTTGGGCTCGATGTAGAACTGACCCTTGAACTTGATCTGCTTCTTGTAATCCACGGCCATGTTCAGGAACAAGCCCAGATGATCGAGTTCGCGCTTCAGGTCCGTATTCAACAGCGTGTCGTACCCTTCGCGGCCGCCCCAGAATACGTAGCCCGCGCCGTCAAGCTGCTTCGTAATCTCGAGCGCTTTCTTCACCTTGGTGGCGGCATAGGCGAACACGTCGGGCGAGGGGTTGGTCGCGGCGCCCGCCATGAACCGCGGATGCGAGAACAGGTTGCAGGTGCCCCAAAGCAGACGCACGCCGGTGTCGTCCTGCAGCGCTTCAGCCAATTTCACGATCTTGTCAAGACGCTTGTTCGTCTCCGCGAGAGTATCCGCTTCCGGCGCGATGTCCGTGTCGTGAAAACACCAGAAACCGGCGCCCAGCTTCGTGAAGAACTCGAAGGCGGCGTGCATCGTCTGCTCGGCAACCGTCATCGGGTCGCTGCCGCGGTTGTACGCGCGCAGCATGGTCGATCCGCCGAACATATCGCCGCCGAGGCCCTTGAACGTGTGCCAATAGCACACCGCGAAACGCAGGTGCTCGGCCATCGTCTTGCCCAGCACCTTTTCTTTAGGGTTGTAATGTTTGAACGCGAGCGGGTTCCTGGAATCCGGGCCTTCGTATTTGACTGCCTTTACTTCAGGGAAATACTCGGGCATGAAAGGTACTCCTTCGCGGAAGCGCGGTTAACTCAACGGCCGGATGCGGATATTCCGATAATCGAGCCGCGACCCGTGATTCTGTAGACCGATGAACCCGCTGGTGCGTTTCAAGCCCGGATGGTCGGCCAGTTTGTCCATGTGCTCGCTCAGGTCGCCTTCAACGATGGCGCAGCCATTCAGCCAGACGCTGACCTGCATGCCCTCGCAACGGATACGCATCTTCTGCCAGGTATTCGCGGGCAGCGTGACGCGGCGCGACGGCGCGATGGTGGCGTAGACGCTGCCGCAATACTGCCACGGCTTCAGTTCGGTGTACTCGGAGCCGTAGTCGTCGAGCACCTGGACCTCGCTGCCTTCGAAGGCGGGGTTGCCGTCGCGCGGCGCGCGGATGAACACGCCGCTGTTTCCGTTTTCGGGCACGCGAAACTCAAGCTCCAATTCGAAATCGCTGAACTCTTCCGTGGTGGAGAGCCAGCCGCAGCCTTCCGCGCCGTCCGTGTACAACTGGCCGTCTTCGACCTTCCAGCAGGGGTGGTCGCCACCGACCTGTTCCCAGCCGGTCAGGTCACGCCCGTTGAACAGGTCGCGCCAGCCTTCACCCCGCGGGATTTCGCGGATGAACACGTTCTTGAACCAGAGCGGGGCATTATGGTGCTGCAGCTCAATCTGCCCGCTCGGGTAGATGGGCTTGCCGCGGTCCCAGTAGTTCTCCATCACCACGTTGTCCACGACGAGCCGGCCGTTCAGGTATACGGTGACGCGCTCCCCAATCATGATGACGCGGAACCGGTTCCACTCGCCGATGGGCCGGTCCGCGCACACAAGCGGGTCTTTGGGGTTCTGCTCATTGTTGTACAGGCCGCCGGAGCCCTGGGGCCACCGGGCCGGGTCCCAAATCTGCACCTGTGGCGATCCGCGCAAGTAGATGCCGCTGTCGCCTTCGGGGCCGATCTTCCAGTCCACGAGCATTTCAAAATCTTCGTAGTCGCGCGCCGTGCACAGGCTGTTGCCCTCGCCGTCGTAGGCGAGCGCGCCGTCCACAACCTTCCAGTGATCGCGCATCTGCTGGTCCGCCGTTGCCTGCGCTGCGGCCAGATCCTCCGGCGGCATCTGCGCGCGCTTTTCCGGGTCTTCCACGAGGCCTTTCCAGCCGGTCAGGTCCACGCCGTTGAAGAGCTGCACGAAGCCCTTGGGCGGCGTATTGTCGGGTGCGCCGAGCAATTCGGCGAGCGTGGGTTCGATGGCGCGCGCCCAGCGCCAGTAGCCTTCCTCGCTCAGATGCAGCAGGTCCGGCATGATGTCCTTCGTCAATTCGCCCTGGTCCGTCAGGAACCAGCCGCCGATGTCGAGGAAGTGAACCATTTGCCCGTCGGCCAGCCCAGCCAGCGTCGCGTTTGCCTGCGCGAGCTTGTCGCGGATTTCCTGGGGCCGGTCCCCGCGCGGGAAGATGGCCAGCAGCAGGACCTTGGTGTCCGGCAGGGTCGTGCGCAGTTTCTCGACGATGGCCGTTACGCCATCCGCAATCTCGGGCGCCGAACTCTGCTCCCAGTTGTTCGTGCCGATCATGATTACCGCCGCCTTCGGTGCAATACCCGCGATGTTTCCGTTGTCGAGCCGCCAGAGCACGTGTTGCGTGCGGTCGCCGCTGATACCGAGATTCACGGCGTTGCGGTCGCCGTAGTACGCGTCCCACACGGGCTGGCCCGCGCCTTCCCAGCCTTGCGTGATTGAGTCGCCGATGAAGATGAGGTCCACATTGCCTTGCCTCACGCGCTCATTCATCGACTCGAACCGCTTTGTCCACCAGTCGTCCGTGCGCGGCTCCGGCGATACGGCCGGGTGCGCGCCAAGCTGCACGGCAGCCCGGGCGGATGGCATGGCAACGAATACCGAGACCAGAAAGAACGCAAGCAGAATGACATAGAGACTCGAACGTAATGTGCGCCGCATGGTCCTACTCCCTGTCTTTTGATTACCATCCCCAACTTCCGAGGTAACGGAAGGCGCAAGTGTACCCGATCGCACGTTCAAAGCTCACCTTTTCGGCGGGAGCGGCAATCTGCTCAAGGACATGCGCCTGCCACGCCAGTGAAAGGACTGCCGGGCGGGATTGCGCAGGTTGCGTCGCCGTTGTCAGCGTCTGTGATGCCTGCCGGCGCGGCCAGACCATCGGCGAGGAGATACACCTTCGTGCGCTGTTTTGCTCCTGTTGCGAGGCAAGGGACCAGAAGCAAAAGGGAAGGGAGGGCAAACGACCGCAATTCGACGGGGGGGCGTCAAATCACTCGCGCGTCATTAATATCGGGGCTCTGTCGGCGCTATGCCCGAATGAGAGCGGAATACAGTCAGCGGATTTGCAGTTCCGCGGGCCGTGCGGGGGCCTCGCCGACCATACGGTCGTCGATGGTGCTGAAGAGGTCGGAGATATTGCTGATGGTTGTTACGTCCTGGCGATTTCCGCCGCCGAAGCCGCCATAACCACCGCCGAACCCGGCCGGCCCGGCGAATCCGCCGCCATAGCCTGGTCCCGCGCCGGCGCCTCCCGCGTAAGCGCCGTACCCGCCCCCGTATCCGCCGCCGTATCTGCCGCCGTACCCATAGTCCTGCCCGCCGCCGTATATGCCCTGATGGCGCAGGATAATCTTGGGCAATGTGCCCGAAAAGCCCGGATTCAGGGCAAAACCGTGCGTCTGGACGGCGCGCCCGGATTCGCGGCGCAGCCTTTCCGGAGTGGAAATGTACAAATGATTGCCCGCGGCGCGATAATCCAGGTTCCGCTGCCGCAACACGGCTCGCAACGCCTCGCCGAGGGGAATGTTGTGCAAGGAGGAATGGCCCGCTGTAAAGTCCGTGGCATACGCGGGGTCTACAGGCGTTTCGGCAGCGTCTTGCGTGGTGGCCCGGCCCGATGCGCGGAGAGTCTTGATGACGGGCTCATCGGATGCGGGCGCAACGGGGCCCGGTTCCGCCGCGGGATGCGAGGGCTCTTCCCACGCCGGCGGAAGCAGGGCTGGATTTGCTTCCTGACGGGCCTCTTTCCACCGGCGGCGCAGTGCTTCCCGCGCCGCACTGTCCGGGGAGAAGGTAATATCCGCCGGGGCGATGCCGGCCTTGCGTGCATTAAGCACCTCGCCGGTGTCCGGAAGCAGGACGTAGTACATGGAAGCGCCTTCCTCAATGAAGACGTTCCCGTGGGCGACGCCGTTGAGAACGATACTGTCGGCGAACGCGGCCAAGGCCGTCAAGTTAGCCGCGGCGAACAACGCAAAACAACGCATTCTTGTCCTCCCTACGCAGTTGCGCCTCTACGGGGCACACGCTATTATCTGAAACACATGCGCGCATGCGCCTTATTCAAGGATACGACGGTGGGTGAATTTCGTCAAGTCATCAAGGATGTGCTCCGCAACGTCGAGACAGTCATCCTCGACAAGACGGAGGTCGTAAAGGCAGCCATTTCTGCGTTCCTGGCGGGCGGCCATGTCCTGCTCGAAGACGTCCCCGGCGTGGCGAAAACCATGCTCGTGCGGGCGCTGGCCGTTTCGAGCGGCTGCTCCTTCACGCGCATCCAATGCACACCGGACCTTCTTCCCACGGACGTGACCGGCGTGTCGGTCTTTAACCCGGACACCCGGCAATTCGAGTTCCGGAAAGGCCCCATTTTCACGCAGGTGGTCGTGGCGGACGAAATCAACCGCGCTACGCCGCGCACGCAGTCGGCCCTGCTCGAAGCCATGGCCGAAGGACAAGTGTCCGTCGATGGCCGGACGTACAAGCTCCAGGCGCCGTTCACCGTATTCGCGACGCAAAACCCGGTCGAGCATGAGGGCACGTTTCCGCTGCCCGAAGCCCAACTCGACCGCTTCATGATGCGCCTTTCCATCGGCTATCCGAACATCATTGCGGAAGCGCAATTGCTGGAGACCACACGGCTCAGTCACCCCATCGATGCGTTGCGGATGGTGACGGACGCCGAGACAATCGCCCGGATGCAGCTTTCCGTGCGCGAGATCTTTGTCCATGAGAAGATTAGAGACTACATCCTGCGGCTGGTCCACCGCACGCGCGATTCGACGCACCTGACCCTGGGCGCGAGCCCGCGCGCGGCCATGATGCTGTTTCGCGTGGCGCAGGCCTATGCCGCCGTGCAGGGACGGGGCTATGCCATTCCGGACGACATCAAGGTGCTGGCCGGGCCGGTCCTGTTGCACCGGCTCATCCTGAATCCTGAGAGCCGTTTGCGGCGGGTAACTGCGCAGAGTGTCCTGCATGATATACTTCAAGAGGTGGCCGTGCCCGCCGGCCGCGCCAGTTGGCGCGAATAGACGGCGGGGCGGGAAACTGCGCTGCGTCCGGTCTCTTGGCCTGTAACGGGCATGTGCGGAATGGTTTACTTGATCTTGTCGATAGGATACGGCATATTGTGTGGGTGTGGCGAATTGACCTACGATATATGGTGGTTCCGTGGGGGCCATGATACATGATTTCGCTGTTTAGGAAAAAAGCGCCCGTTGCGCACGAGCATGGGCACGCGCACAAGCATAAGCAGGGTACGCCCGGCGCCTTGGAGGAAGAGTCGCAGTTTGAACTCACTCATGTCGGCCCCTACGAGATTGTTGCGCCCATCGGCTCGGGGGGCATGGGGACCGTGTACAAGGCGATAGACCGGTCCAAGGACCAGACGATCGCGATCAAGGTGCTGGACCGCCGCTATGACGTGGACCGGAAGAGCCGGAAACGGGACTACCTGGGGCGGGAAATCCTCATCGCGGCGTCGTTGAATCATCCCAATATTATCAGGATGCACAAGGAACTGGTGGTGCAGGAGGACAACTACGGCCGCAAGCGGCGCTGTCTCTTGATGGAATACATTGACGGTCACAACCTGAAGAAACATATTGTGGACCGCGACCTGAGCATGGAACAGATGATGCAGATCTGCATCGAGCTATGTCACGGGCTGGATTTCCTGCATCAGCACAAGATCATCCACCGGGACATCAAGCCGGGGAACTTCTTGTTCTCCCGCGACGGCAAGCAGGTTAAAATCGTGGACTTCGGGCTCTCGAAGTCGAGTGCATCGTGGCGCATGCGATGGATGAAAGAGACGGGCGGAACGCGGCTCTACATGTCCCCCGAACAACTCGCAAAGAAGCCGCTGGACGAACGGTCGGACATCTTTTCGTTCGGCATCACCATGTATGAGTTGTTCACCGGCCGGCATCCCTGCAACGGAAACGACCCGCGGATCATGCAGCGGCAATTGCGCGACCCGCGGTTCCGTTTCGACCCGCCCTCAAAATTCAACCCGGAGATTTCGCCGGCCCTGGACCGCATTGTGTTAAAGGCATTGCGCCGGAAGCCGGAAGATCGCTATCAATCGGTAACGGAGATACTGCTGGACATGTCCCGGATGTCGGAATCGCGAATCTAGCACCATGAACAAGCGAAAACTCACATTCAAGAAGAAAGTGCGGAAGAACGAGTCAGGCCCTTCGCTCACGCAGATTGTGCTTATCTTGAGCGCGGTGTGTGCCGTGTTTCTGGGCGGTTACCGGCTTCTCGGAACGCGGCCGCAGGAAGAGGCTGAGGCAGCGGCATATACGGACCTTGATAAGGCGCGCGAACTTGCCGCGGTGCAGGACTTCGCGGGGGCGCGGCCGCTGCTGGAGCGAATCGTCGAAAAGGCGGACGATCCCGCCGTAACTCCGGAAGCACTGCTGCTTCTGGCGGATATTGAAGCCGCCGCCGGCGAAAAGGAAGCGGCGTTGGCTCATCTGGAGCGCGCCGCGACGCAATACGCGGGCAGCCGCGCGCAACCGACGGCGGCTCTGCGCTACGCGCGCTTGCTCGACGAGATGGGGCGTACCCCGGAGGCCCGCGCGCTATACGATGACGTGCGGCGGAACACCGCGCCCGAAATTCGCGCAGCCGCCTTGGTTGGACTGGGCAGGGACCTGGAACGTCAGGGACAATTGGTGGCGGCGCGCGACCAGTATGCACAAGCCGTCCGCGACGCCAAGTGGAGCGGTCCCGAATGCATGGAAGCGCTCGATGCGCTTGGGCGCCTGAATGTGGCGCTCATCTTCTCCACCGTCCAAACGCCGGAGAGCAAGACGTATGACGTGCAGCCTGGCGACAGCCTGACTTCCATCGGGATTAAATTGAATACGACGCAGGGGCTGCTCTGCCGCGCAAACAACCTGGACGAAACCAGCACGCTGCGTCCCGGACAGCCGCTGAAGTACACGCCGAAGGATTTCCGCATCGTGATCGAGCGGTCCACTCGTCGTCTGTACCTGCTCGACATGGACGGGGTCTTTCGTTGTTACTCGGTCGGGCTGGGCATGCCCGGCCATGAAACCACGCTGGGGAAATACAAGATCGGCACGAAAGAGAAGGACCCGGTCTGGCACAAAGCGGGGTCGGAGCCCATTCCCGCAGGCGATCCTCGCAATGAGCTTGGTACGCGCTGGATGCCGCTGGTCCCGATTGAAGAGGGATTGCCAACCGACTTGGGGATTCACGGAACGATAGCGCCGGATACGATAGGGCAGTACTCTTCCCATGGGTGCGCGCGGATGCACAAAGAGGACGTCGAGGAATTGTACGACTTGGTGGTGCGTTCGACACCGGTCGAAATCGTGGATGTGTTCGAACCTGGGCATATTGAGACGGGGCAGGGTTGAAGACGCGCGCTCTGCGGGACTGAATCCGCGGAGTGCGTTCTTAAATCGGGAATTTCCAGTGGCGGACTTGCAGGATAGAACACCGTTGACCTCGCGCCTCAGGGCATCGCATTCGGGCCTCGATTTCACGCAGGCGCCCTTTGTGCCGATTGTGGACTACGCGGCCTTTCGCCTCGTGGCAGGGGAGATGGCGCGAACGGCGGCCGGCGAGCGCGCTGGCGAAGTGGTTGCGGTGGTTGACGGGCACACGGCCGGCCGGGTTGACACGGTCGAAGAGCTGCGGCGCAGCGCGGCCAGGGTGCTGCACTATGGTGAGCCGCCGCCTTCCTGGTCCCGCGCCGAGAACGTGGTGGTATTGCCCGTGAGCGGGGAGTTTGGCGAGGGAGATCGAGTGCTCGCGGTTGTTTCGGAACAGCTTGCCCTGCTTGCCTTGGGAACGCATACCGAAAGCGCGGAAGAGGAAAAGGGACTCTTTCAGGGAGCGTGGACGGCCCACCGGGGCGCCGTGGCGCGTGTGTTGGCCGCATTGCCGGGTTGCGAGGCGGATATTGCGCGCGCTCAGTCCGTGGAAACGTCCACGAACGTCGCATTGCGGCTCATGGCGCTTCAGACAACCCTGCTCGCCTCACGCCAGCGCGACATCGCAATGGATAAGGATGACCTCTTCGCGGTCCTGAATATCCTCAAGGCGATGTCGGCCAAACGCAGCGCTCATGACATCCTGTATGTCTTCGTCGAGCATATCGCGCGCGTGGTGACGTCCGACCGCTGCTCGGTCGTGCGCGTGTGGGGCGGTGAGTTCCGCGGCCAGGTGCTCGCCTCCCACGAGGACGAAAGCCTCAGGAACCACGACATCGAGCTCTGCAAGTATCCGGAACTGGAGCACGTGCTCAGGACCGGGGAAAAGATAATCATCAACGACGTGCGCCGTCACCCCTTGATGAAAGAATGCGCCGAGGGCTTGGAACGCGCCAGGATTCGCTCTCTGCTGGTGCTCCCCATCGTGCTATATGACCGTAATGTGGGCTCGCTCCTGCTGCGCGCGGCGCGCAGCCAGGGCACGTTTACGCTGCGCGAGATCAGCTTCTTTGAAATCGTGGCGGAGGCCGCTTCGAATGCGCTTGAGCGCGCCGAGTTGTTCGACCGCATCCAGAAGGCAAATGAACGGTTGGAAGTCCTGGCCGTTACCGACGGCCTCACGGGCCTCTTCAACCACCGCAGTTTCCGCAACCGCCTGTCCGAGGAAGTTGACCGCGCGTTGCGCTATCGCATTCCCCTTTCCTGTATGATTTTCGACGTGGACAACTTCAAGCAAGTGAATGACACGTATGGCCATCTCGTGGGCGACGGCATTCTCTGCGAGATCGCCAAACGCACCAGCCGCACGGTGCGCCGCAGCGATATTGTGGCGCGCTACGGTGGCGAGGAGTTTGTCGTGATCATGCCGCAAACCGGCGCCGATGGCGCTTGCGCGCAGGCGGAGCGCCTCCGTGAGGAGATGGCTTCGCGCCCCTTCGAAGGCGTTCCTGGCGGCATCCCCGTAACGGTGAGCATTGGTGTCGCCATGCTGGACGGCGATATGGTGATGGATTGCGAGGGCCTGATTGTCCAGGCGGACAAGGCTCTTTATGCGGCCAAGCGGCAGGGCAAGAATCGCGTGGTGTTCGCTGCGCAGGATGGCCGCGCATAGCGGAGTGTGCAGGCGGATTTCAGGAGATGACACGAATGCGAAATGCACTACGAAGACTCGGAAATGTGAGCATGGTGGCGACGCCGGCCCTGGCTGTTGCGCTGGTACTGTGCTGCTGCGCGGGCTGCAAATCGGTGGTCAATCCGTTCGGGCAGATGCGGCCGGACTACCGGGAGCTCCCGGTGGACGCCATGCGCGCGCTCGCGCTCGAGATTGAGACCGCCGTGCAGGCAGGCGACCGCGACGCGCAGATCGCCGACCGGGAAGGCCTTGTCTTGAACGAAACCGTGCGAGCCGCCATACGGACGCGGGCCGCGCGCAGCGCGCTGGTCACGGTTCTTCTGGATTCCGGTTATGCCTTCGAGAGTGGCGGCGGCTTGGTCGAGATCATCCGGAGCAAGGAGTACAAGCAAAACACGACAGGCCGCGACCGCGACCGGAATGCCATATTGGTCATGGGCGAGAACGAAGACCGCTGGACCATCTTTGA
It includes:
- a CDS encoding DUF4838 domain-containing protein; its protein translation is MFKARTFFFLAAAVLVTVIAMAEETPVYPDEPSGAYLRDWLVCGPIPTGGPQPQAGEVFHLAGFQTDYLAAAGGEAAATPKSGDKVAFDGGEALWKGWRSGEDCVQLDQALGNSENVLGYAYAEITSAKTHAVACALGTNDGGRMWVNDECVWDSPAPRGLRADDEIVPVLLREGRNRVLLKIEERGNLWGFCCRFLPLSADLLDKRFRIFRVTMEEGGAPALEFQRGEALAKALLERARLRVSPANAPAETVWEGDWSGRYKMSLPVDAAAYGAYVLHIDATLAGGLQHSMEMPFTAGVPVEYTLFEKGQSNYAIVVGVDASPSEQWAAQELRHWLREVSGAELPMRDDAGPLAGPAIVVGFNRVSAQLPGADMTPPADGDESFLYRNAGENIVIAGGKQRGTMYGVMTFLERELGVRWYTPRVTVAPKKDSCRFRILRHREKPGIRVRNDFYFEAFDPMWAAHNKVNGAMSYREQPGGVECYWSVHTFFPLMPPQEFYAEHPEYYSLVDGQRVADRAQLCLTNPDVLRILTGRLLDVIRKNPQYLIYSVSQNDWANPCQCESCQAIARREESESGPVVWFVNQVAEAVEKEFPDKFVGTLAYQYTRKPPKTIEPRQNVVIRLCSIECCFAHDFNSCPENGSFITDLRGWAAIAPHMYIWDYVVNFSHYTMPYPNFRVLQPNIQTFRDNNAIGIMEQAAYQSRGGECAELRAYLIAKLLWDPECDVNAVIDDFMYGYYGRSGQYVRQYFDALHNRLTPNTHIHLGLRPDDPLFSDEFVRESEALFDRAETVADTEEIRQRVEMARLPVMYLKCKRAPVQARIDGTYARFCEIVAREGVTLYAEAGQAHKEAFHQEVENAR
- a CDS encoding flavodoxin, translating into MVVVKLFYGSSTGNTRHVAYLIKTVLGNLIQEVRDIAESSPEDLRSADLLILGVSTWEQGGLQRDWADFLPHFEEIDLHGKKVALFGLGDAHAFSGLFVHALRTLHDKVKERGAEVIGAWPTDGYSFEYSAAADKGYFAGLVIDEDNQSDMTVKRVADWAALIKPHITGKQHRDDETFG
- the xylA gene encoding xylose isomerase, with amino-acid sequence MPEYFPEVKAVKYEGPDSRNPLAFKHYNPKEKVLGKTMAEHLRFAVCYWHTFKGLGGDMFGGSTMLRAYNRGSDPMTVAEQTMHAAFEFFTKLGAGFWCFHDTDIAPEADTLAETNKRLDKIVKLAEALQDDTGVRLLWGTCNLFSHPRFMAGAATNPSPDVFAYAATKVKKALEITKQLDGAGYVFWGGREGYDTLLNTDLKRELDHLGLFLNMAVDYKKQIKFKGQFYIEPKPKEPTKHQYDFDAGSCFAFLQRYGLVDSFKLNIEANHATLAGHSFIHELAFCVANGILGSVDANRGDELLGWDTDQFPTNIYDTALAMYYILKGGGFTTGGLNFDAKLRRQSTDPADLFHAHVGAMDAFARGLKAAAKLLKDKPFEKFIAQRYAGWNKGIGADIEKGGATFETCEAYTLKRGEPKTASGRQEMLENILNAYIE
- a CDS encoding DUF1080 domain-containing protein, with protein sequence MRRTLRSSLYVILLAFFLVSVFVAMPSARAAVQLGAHPAVSPEPRTDDWWTKRFESMNERVRQGNVDLIFIGDSITQGWEGAGQPVWDAYYGDRNAVNLGISGDRTQHVLWRLDNGNIAGIAPKAAVIMIGTNNWEQSSAPEIADGVTAIVEKLRTTLPDTKVLLLAIFPRGDRPQEIRDKLAQANATLAGLADGQMVHFLDIGGWFLTDQGELTKDIMPDLLHLSEEGYWRWARAIEPTLAELLGAPDNTPPKGFVQLFNGVDLTGWKGLVEDPEKRAQMPPEDLAAAQATADQQMRDHWKVVDGALAYDGEGNSLCTARDYEDFEMLVDWKIGPEGDSGIYLRGSPQVQIWDPARWPQGSGGLYNNEQNPKDPLVCADRPIGEWNRFRVIMIGERVTVYLNGRLVVDNVVMENYWDRGKPIYPSGQIELQHHNAPLWFKNVFIREIPRGEGWRDLFNGRDLTGWEQVGGDHPCWKVEDGQLYTDGAEGCGWLSTTEEFSDFELELEFRVPENGNSGVFIRAPRDGNPAFEGSEVQVLDDYGSEYTELKPWQYCGSVYATIAPSRRVTLPANTWQKMRIRCEGMQVSVWLNGCAIVEGDLSEHMDKLADHPGLKRTSGFIGLQNHGSRLDYRNIRIRPLS
- a CDS encoding STN domain-containing protein, which translates into the protein MRCFALFAAANLTALAAFADSIVLNGVAHGNVFIEEGASMYYVLLPDTGEVLNARKAGIAPADITFSPDSAAREALRRRWKEARQEANPALLPPAWEEPSHPAAEPGPVAPASDEPVIKTLRASGRATTQDAAETPVDPAYATDFTAGHSSLHNIPLGEALRAVLRQRNLDYRAAGNHLYISTPERLRRESGRAVQTHGFALNPGFSGTLPKIILRHQGIYGGGQDYGYGGRYGGGYGGGYGAYAGGAGAGPGYGGGFAGPAGFGGGYGGFGGGNRQDVTTISNISDLFSTIDDRMVGEAPARPAELQIR
- a CDS encoding AAA family ATPase, which produces MRACALFKDTTVGEFRQVIKDVLRNVETVILDKTEVVKAAISAFLAGGHVLLEDVPGVAKTMLVRALAVSSGCSFTRIQCTPDLLPTDVTGVSVFNPDTRQFEFRKGPIFTQVVVADEINRATPRTQSALLEAMAEGQVSVDGRTYKLQAPFTVFATQNPVEHEGTFPLPEAQLDRFMMRLSIGYPNIIAEAQLLETTRLSHPIDALRMVTDAETIARMQLSVREIFVHEKIRDYILRLVHRTRDSTHLTLGASPRAAMMLFRVAQAYAAVQGRGYAIPDDIKVLAGPVLLHRLILNPESRLRRVTAQSVLHDILQEVAVPAGRASWRE
- a CDS encoding serine/threonine protein kinase; this encodes MISLFRKKAPVAHEHGHAHKHKQGTPGALEEESQFELTHVGPYEIVAPIGSGGMGTVYKAIDRSKDQTIAIKVLDRRYDVDRKSRKRDYLGREILIAASLNHPNIIRMHKELVVQEDNYGRKRRCLLMEYIDGHNLKKHIVDRDLSMEQMMQICIELCHGLDFLHQHKIIHRDIKPGNFLFSRDGKQVKIVDFGLSKSSASWRMRWMKETGGTRLYMSPEQLAKKPLDERSDIFSFGITMYELFTGRHPCNGNDPRIMQRQLRDPRFRFDPPSKFNPEISPALDRIVLKALRRKPEDRYQSVTEILLDMSRMSESRI